A segment of the Xenopus tropicalis strain Nigerian chromosome 6, UCB_Xtro_10.0, whole genome shotgun sequence genome:
AGTGGCACTTGCAGTTCTTTGGGTTTTGGGAATAATAAATACCAAGAGTGCAAAGACGACCACTTGGGTACAGAATGTTTTTACTGTGCTGAAAATGTTGGCCTTGATCCTCATTGTTACTTGTGGCCTCAAAGAACTTGCAGAAAAAACAGAGATTCCAGGACACTTACAGAATGCATTTAGTTCCCCGGATCTGAATGCAGCTCAAATAGCAGAGTCTTTCTTCCAGGGTCTATATGCGTATGGAGGTTGGAACTACTTAAATTACATTGCTggtatgtaccgtatatactcgagtataagccgatccgaatataagccgaggtacctaattttacctaagaaaattggaaaaacttattgactcgagtataagcctagggtgtttttttttaactgtcaggcaagtttgggaaggctaaggaagctgccatactaagtatcaagtacttccCATCGCAATGCAGCATGTCTCCCAGCACAACTGACAGCAAAGCTTCTACTTGTGGCCAGAAGTGTGGACCCCATGTACTCACATATGGGTGCCACaagttccccgtgctcctcatGTTCCCCATTGGGGGAGACAGAATAAAGCACTTGGGGAAGATACTGGGGGAACTTGGGGAAGATACTGGGGTACTTGGGGAGAAGTAATGAAGCACTTAGGGAAGATACTGGGGTACTTGGGGAGAAGGAATGAAGCACTTAGGGAAGATACTGGGGTACTTGGGGAGAAGGAATGAACCACTTGGGGAAGATACAGGGGGAACTTGGGAACAGAGGGACACGCAGCACATGGATCGTTCTAAACATTTGCAGTCTGATTTATTCTTGCTATCTGAAATACTTTAGTAAGAGTGGAAATGCTACCGGCTGACAGCGTCTGTAACAGCCAGTAAATCTGAAATATTATGTGCGAATCCTGGAAGGCAGCCATTAGGAAGATTATGGTAAGGGACGCAGTGGGGGCACCCCTGTGGAGAAGGGACTCATAATGGGGGACAAGTGTGACCTCTAACCTCGCACCCCCGCGGATCGGGACTTACGTGAGTCCATGTGGGTTCCACAGGCGGAGCTGCCTTTCAGCGCGGTGCAGTCACAGGGAGACAGGTGGTGCCACTTGGGGAAGGCGGGTCAGCACTTGCGTAAGGGAGAGATGCGTAAGTAACGCGCAGGCACTGGCACTTCAAAGCGGCTCCTATTACTGCCACAAGTTCCCTGTGCGCCGTGCAGCGGGACCCGCCCGGAGCGTTGCCGTATATGCACGCGAGTGCGTCCGCCGGCAGGACCCGCTGCCGTATGTACTCGTCCATCCAGGGGGGCTGCGGTTGGGGTACTGGTGCTGCTGCCATATCTACCCGTACGGTCACGAGGGGTGCTGTTGCCGCATGTACTCGCCAGCGCTGGGTTTGCTGGTgctgccgtatatactcgaatataagccgaggctgtctttttcagcacattttgggggttgaaaaactcggcttatacacgagtatatacggtatgttttatttatatgtgGAATTATATTATCTGTGCATATGTTAATATAACATATTTGAATCCACCATGCAGTTCTATGATCCTGATTTATTTTGAATCCCTGCAATAAAGCAAGACAGGATCaatgtatttttcttaaaaaGCTATTAGAAACAATACAAGCACAATACTAGCTTTTCCAGAAGTAAATGCCACTTGAATATTGTTCCAGACATACCAAAGCATTTCATAAATATTCACTCTCAAAATAAACCATAATTGGCCTTTAGGCTGCTGGTGTTCTActgtactgtaaaggtggccatacacgagcagatccgctcgcttggcgatgtcgccaagcgagcggatcttcccccgatatccccacctacgggtgggcgatatcggggaccatttaggtaaaaaaaattataatccgatcgtttggccctggggccagacgatcggattatgtgggcggcaatggggcagtcggatcggggaccgcatcaacgagccgatgcggtccccgatccgaccagattttctaacctggccgatcgagatctggccaatttcaggccagatatcggtcggccaggccgctctgctctccccatacacgggccgattagctgccgaatcggtccaagggaccgatatcggcagctatagtcggcccgtgtatggccaccttaactgtcagTTTGGTAGCCACaaatgtatagtgtgtgtgtgaaccCATTTTCTTTCATGAATACTACATGTAGTAAATCGGTGGGAATGGCTGATGTTCTGAGGGTAATGTTATAGTGAGTGTGTTCCTCCCCCCAGCATTTGCCCAGTAGTTTGCtttaaatagcacaaaaatactggcacaacaggacttatttcagcgggataaaccctgctaatttttaatagtagcaaaccatataacaTTTCGACACACCCCTTCATCAGACATTCCAACCAGTGTAGCAGTGCAGTATTTAAAGTGTAgcagcaatgacatcacacatttaattaactaATTTGTTTCAGATAAAGTACATAGAAACTAAGGGGTTAGTTAGTCCATAGTCCAAAGCCCATTACCCCTTGTATTATTTGTGAAAATTCCCACCTGCGTGAACAAACAgtgcagtatttaaaatataacagCAATGATATCACACATGTAATTAATTCATTTGTTCTCGATACAATACATAGAAGCTAAAGGGTTAATTAGTCCAAAGTTCATTACcttttgcatacctcccaacatttgaaaaataaaaagagggacaaacaGATTTGGTGCGTgcagcgtggcaatttttttgccacacccacttttgtggccacgccccagttacaacaccccatccatttttttttttaaatattccttttatatagttgaaatggtgggatcagacgcaaattgtgctataccctcatactgtactacctaaggaaaataatatagcaaatcctacatataaaatacaaatatagagagaaggcagtcagttataagtgagttataactatgtaccaggtTTGCCCCATCATACCcggtgcccccaatggcccaatagacagtacctcccacagaaagtgcccccatagacagtacctccccatacatagtgcccccatagaaagtacacCCCCCATACATGCTCCTTCTTCTTCATcggttcctctccttatgcggcatCTTATacggtggcgacaggccctttttataaggttgcgccctgtgcgtacgtgtgtgacgtcaatacgcatggggcgcaaccttataaaagggcttgTCACCATCGCGCAAGGAGCCGCATACGGATAGGAaccgcagaagaagaagaagtgccCGGCTGCAGCCAGCGCCTCCCGCTGTCGCGGATATTTCCAGCGGGATGTGCttttaaaagcgggacagttggggggtatgctttgTATTATGTGTGAAAATTAGCACCTAAGTGGACAACCAGTGAAACCAAACAATGCAGCGACAAAGCAACTTTGAAAGTTGTGAAACGTAAAATTTACATGTAACCAAGGACTTTAATAAGAAAGATAGTACTTTACCCTCCATGACAGAAGGTGTAGAATATGTCCCTGGTATTCATCATCTCTGTGAATAAAGGgaataacattaataataaataacacaatattTTACTAAAAAACAAGTCAAATTAAACTCTTCATTAAGGCCCAGAGGGTCCCTAGTTTGAAGAGCCCAAATCCAATAAGATTCATGTTCAAAAGAACCCTTTTCTTATCCTGGCCAGGTTTTACTTCAATCTTTTCCAGTATTTGCCATCTCACTTGTGATACCCTGTggcccacgtcaaaaaaatgttttgccagtgttctttcctttttttttatctttatcggTATTATCCGctcctgaattttttttagtgATCTCCTCCTGTTTTGTTGGTGAATAATTTCGAATAGTGGATTTATGTTCACTTAAACGTCTTTTAATGGGTCAGCCTGTCTGCCCCTAAgcccacaagggcatttaatGCTGTATATTACATCCGAGCAGTACTCTGCTTGCATTCAGTTTAATGGCAAATGTCTGTATGGTTTACCGACGATTAAAGGTCGCCCTTAATCgtttgtatttattaaacaaaCCCTGTAAAGCtgtcaaaattatttttgtttaaacaaGAACATATAGGGGGAGATGTTTTTATTCAaataagttttccttattaattaataagcgagcattcgatatacgagtttgatttaaaaaaaaaaaaaaaaaagaaagaaacaaattcaaatatttataaataagcccagtaGAGTTCCATTTTAAAATCTTGGTAATCGGCATATAATTAGTAACTGGACAAAAAGAATTTTCCATTCAGAATGTACAAAACCTGCATATTTACcagtgaattatttaattaaaatggagtctatgggagaccggctttccattatccgggaacccattatctggaaagatccgaattacggaaagccggtctcccatagactccactttatcaaataattcagatttttaagattgatttcccttttctctgtaataataacagaacattgtaattgatcccaactaagatataataaatccttatttgatgcaatagtcctattgggtttaattaaagcttttatgatttttagcagacttaagatatggagatccaaattacggaaaagaccccttatctggaattcccttggtcccgtcctatacctgtatatggttttgATATACAACAGTCTGGTGCAATTTGATTGTGATCTAatttaaatctattttaaaaaggATCTGGTGTTACCAGCCAGTTACAAACCTATATGCGGTAGTTTGGCTAatactgaccctagcaaccaaccaACTGGGCATGTAAAATCCCCTCGGGGGGCTGGTTTTATTGATCATCCTGTATTTCCATTAGATTGCCATAGatttgtcaaaaataaaaatctcatctgccactaaCTATTCAGTGGCTCATCAACAGAATATGTGTCAGAATTAACCACTGAATTGCCAAACAAAAGCCAATGTGCTGAGTAACTACTACTAAACATTCTGAGCTTTGACACAAACTGCTTTTGAACAAAAGGTTTAATAATGAAAAGAAGGACCCAGCAGAAATGTATAAGGAAGCAGGCAGAAAAACAAGTCCAAACAGAGGCAAAGGTGAGGGAAGGCAGCAGACAAACAAGAATCAGTATTAGGAAGAATAATAGGCAACAGCATCAAACACATGGGAGTTGCTTCATTTTCCAAGGTTGCATCAAGTTTCCTTCTGTAGGCAACCTTGCATGActtaaaaaacccaaaaaagttACACATATGCCTCCCCACTGGTGATTCACATTAATGTCTGTGGGAAGTCATTTCAGGAAAATTAGTCTCACACGTTAGCTGAGATTAACCATGgttgactagtctccccgtgggccatggcccttaagGAAACCCCAGGTGTTGTCGGGACTGAAGTGGTTTTGAAATCTTAGTGACATCTTTTTAAGCACCCTTGGAAATTGGTACACTGTGAGAAGATGCCTGTGTTGTGAGCAATACCCATTATGAACTTGTGATATGATATTATTGCATTTGGATGTACAAAAGAAGTACCTTTCTGTTTAATAAACCTACTGTTcctggttaagaaccactggcaccaaaGACTCTTTAGAGAGTTAGATGTACTGAGAGTTAAAGTTCAGCAAGAAGACCCTTCATCCATTACTTCTATGAATGGCCAGTTGAAAATGAGAATCTCAATGTAACCTCTACCTTTGAAAGCAGTTTGATGCAGTGTTTGTGAGAGTTTTTTCTGCTTTGCCCAGCCATGAGATGCTACTCCTGCTCTCTGTGCTTATTTGCTTTCATTCTTGGCACTCAGCTTTTCTCTTCTTGTGTACATATCTTCTGTTTTTGCCAGAAGTAGAAGCATTTgggcaatatttaaatatatcaaGCACAGTGAAGTGAAATCACCAAGACTGGCCTTATTGTCCCTGTGTTTGGATATGGTTGTACCAAGGCTTCTCAGTCCTTACTGGGGTTGTAGTCAGGGCCAAGGAGGAAGCAGAGTTCAGGAAAGCTGATATTCAATAAGCAATAGCCAATGAGTTAGATTCTCTTAGTCTCTAATGGACAGGTAAGGGGAGTCAGAATTAGGCAGGAGATTCAGTAACTAGATGATCAGTCAAATTAGCAATTTAGAGCACATCCAGAACCTAACAAATAAGTCCTATAATTGGGAGCCAAACTGTGACATTACAAGGCCACGTGCTGGTGTGTCACTACACTGGCACCAACATTGTCGCCACAAGACACCCATATGGTTATGAACCCCACCATTTTGAATGCCATGCCAGCCAGTGCTCCTGGCAGGTTAACCCTCTACCTAACAACTCCATAACTTTAAAGTTAAATctgagtgacattttttttatttctgttttctagAGGAGATAAAAAACCCAACCAAGAACATTCCACTTTGCACAATAACAGCCGTATCTGTCGTAATCGTGTTTTATTTGCTGGTAAACATCTCATACCTCACCGTACTGACACCCAAGGAAATTGTTTCTTCAGGTACTTTTGGCTACTTTCTCTTGCTGAATTATCATATTACAAATCAGAAATGCAGAGATTATAATAACATAATACTGAAGAGGGGTTTCTTATTAATATCTTTCTGCAGAATGTACAAAACCTCACTGGAAAGCTGCATATTTACCTctgatataaaggtatgggattctGATTACAAATCAGAAATGCAGAGATTATAATAACATAACGCAGAGATTATATGCAGAAATGCAGAGATTATACTAACATAATACTGAAGAGGGGTTTCTTATTAATATCTTTCTGAAGAATGTACAAAACCTCACTGGAAAGCTGCATATTTACCTCTGATttaaaggtatgggattcattaaccagaaagctctgaattatggaaaggcggTCTTCAGaattttcattttaatcaaataattccgatttttaaaagttatttatttttttctctataataataaaacaaaacttgttttatcccaactaagatataatcaatccatacgagaggcaaaaaaatcctattgggattaattcaTGTTTAGAATGaaatgtagacttaaggtattgagatcaaaattatggaaagaccccaggtcccaagcattctggataacaggttccatacttgtacTAGTAGCTACTGGATTAAATCCTAACAAAAACTCCAGGCTCATATCAGTTGTATGATGCTGGTGGGTTCAAGGATATGCATTAGTCTAGTGTAGCACAACCAGTGGCAGGTCAGTGGCTTTGAATAATTTTTGAAGATTTCATATTGAGTGAACTTGTCTACAACAGTctggatttattttttattacttgaaataccgtatatactcgagtaaaaGCCAATCCAAATATATGCCGAGGTACGTatagactcgagtataagcctagggtgggaaatgcagccgctactgctaagtttcaataatcaaaataaataccaataaaatgacattaattgaggcatcagtggggtatatgtttttaaatatttatttcaaagaaaaacagtaacctagctctgtaagtggagaagagggtcaacaaaaacaacaggcactggagggtctggttgcgggtggcctaatttgcacacaaaggatagagggtgctagtctggagggacccatggcacccgactcgagtataagccgagggtgatttttcagcacattttgggtgctaaaaaactaggcttatgctcgagtatatacagtaagttacaAATTATGTCATACATTTGAAATGCATAATGAAACACATTCTAagatgctttataaataggccaATGCCCCTCccagaaatgtttttaatattttagaaATTGCTCCCATACCTGTCCAAATTTACGAGGTGTTTGTACTATAATAATGAGTTACAAATACTGTATTCTTTCATATACTGAAAATGTATCACTTTTAATGCTTTGTATCAGGGCTCTATACCTAGATGCCTgctgtcaggcgcagccacaggtgggtggctggcaggtacagccacaggtgggtggctggcaggtaggagcctatatgctgtgtaataaggATATAACGGGTACTGTTGTAGACAGGCAGAAGGCATATTGAGATGCAGAgacatgtattataaggattcagcgagaaatacaagtccataaaacaggccagtggtcagaggcaggcggcaaaacaatacaagtccgttaagcaggcagagggtcaggactggcagcaggcaaggagggtccgaataagaggcagtggtcaggggcaggctgaagacagagagcagtcaaataaacaggccgaggtcaaataccgggagatccaacagaagtcagggacaggagaccaggaacggaaccaggcaggagtcaggcaggtatggtcacaggaacacgggcaggtacgggtgcaggaaccaggtaggagtcagggcgaaggggcgtgcccccgaaacgttacatggtttgctactattaaatcagcagggtttatcccgctaaatcaaatcctgttgtgccggtattttgtgctatttggatcgtggAGGAGAGTGCCGACATCTctttaaatactgtgcaccaggtggaacagagtggaaaggccagggtgcgctggtgagtgtggattgattaatgaacaagcaaccaggggttgcttctaactggcttataaagcctgataattgtccaattgcaaccacctgggcttactaagggaggaggaggcgacAAGTCGGAACAGTGGagcaaagaggggtgaatataatgtttagggctggatgcccaaagtctcAAGTGGCTCAgcaaggtaatgcagaacctgcctaatatagagtccagagttcgagtacaggcaggtcctgacacctGCAGTCCTCATGTTGCCTTACCTTGGGGGACAGCCAGACCAAAAGGCTTTACTGACTACTTTTTATACACATAATCTTTTTAAATCATCTAGCCTATGGACACTGAATTACATCATTGGCTTGtgccaaaaaaaagttataatgGTCTGAAGCATTTAATGCGCAGTCTGATACTCAGTGCTAATGACCAAATTCTGTTATGATTGTCTTTCAGCTGCTGTATCGGTTACCTGGGCTGATAGAGTGATTCCGATGGTAGCCTGGATAATACCTGTCTCAGTTGCTATCTCAATTTTTGGTGCTCTAAATGGTGGCATGTTTATGCTCGGGCGACTAAACTATGCCGGGAGCAAGGAAGGTCACTTACCCTCACTTTTATCCATGCTTCACGTAAATCACTTGACTCCAGCTCCAGCTATGATCCTCTCAACCATTATTGCATCAATATTTGTCATTCCCTCAGATCTTCTCTCATTAACTAATTATTTTGGCTTTTCTACTTGGCTTTTGGTTGGACTAACTGTTATAAGTCTGATTGTTCTACGCTACAGAGAACCAAACCTTCCTCGGCCATACAAGGTAAGATGCTATCCCAAGGCATGCCTCATACATCAAGAAAAGAATGATATGGTTTCATGTAATAAAGTGCAAAGTATGGGACAGGTCTAGTCactaatagcaaccaaccagcaggtaacAAAATCCACTGGAGACCAGTGCAATTCTAGTGTTGGTTTATtttgagatgcatagcactacaagAGTAAAATGGCTTTTTTATGGCCACCAACCCCCAATGCACATCATATTATTTGACCTAAAGTACCAGTTTCACCTTGTGGCCAGTTACATCTATTACATCATAGTATTAACATAATATACTACCCAAATGTCTATTCATGCAAGTACATCAAATTCATGATGGTGTTCTGTAAACAGGACACAAAGTTTATTGACACGGCACGTGGATTCTGAACAGAACATCGTCAGAATAGGTCACAAAAGGATTGGGAGGGTTTTTATATCCTCTTACAAACATAGTTGTACCAGGCTCTGTGGAAGGGAATTTTAGGGAGTAAACTGTGGGGTAGAACAAAGCCTTGGGACCCAAAATGGAGTTTCAGGACTGTGTCCTTGCAGCTGGGCTGTTTGACGGTAGATCAATACACAACAACTGATAAGTCCTACTGCCCAGGATGCACTCAGGAATACGGGGTACCTCATGGGCAACTTGAAACCGCACTAGCCACTGACTAGGTGCCCAGCTCTGCAGGTTAACCCCTGCTGTGCTGGCTCACCCATAAAGACAGGAAGGAACTATGTGGTTGGAACCATGCAGTGCTTTTCCAAATAAACCAACAATAGAACTGCATTTGCGTTGCTCTCCAGtaaatgttgttgttttcatTATATGGTAAATCCAATCTACTGTTTTAAGAAGCATTATTGgattagcatttactggtcacctgttaaaagctgacatcatattggttgctatgggtaactgcagcTGGGGGTATGAATGATATGTATATGGGGGCTGTCCAAGAAACAAGGTACAACTTTGAGTTTCAGGGAAAGGTTATTACATGCCCTGAGAGTTAGTGAGTTTGCATTCACTTCCCAGTCCCCAGGCCCAATGCACATATTTGTGGGTGCACTGGGTATGTTGTGGAAGACTGCAGCTCTTTTGTGATTACACTATTAGACAAAGCACCCCAGTTTTAATGCAAGAGTATGAATGCCAGCTCTCTGAGCTCCTGTGAGAATTACATATTCAGACATGACAAGTACCAAGTAATGACTTTGGCTAACAAAAAGGGTCATTTAAgtggtgtgcaaagtgcaatctcCAGCACACATTTGCCATGTCTTTCCCAGAATGCAGTGTTGCCTCTCCATAACTCCAGTGTAAC
Coding sequences within it:
- the slc7a13 gene encoding b(0,+)-type amino acid transporter 1, which gives rise to MPEMETTADHENTLRIANKSVSLRRTLGFFDGTCFLVGIIVGAGIFVSPTGVLQYAQLNVGVALCIWAACGILVMMGALCYAELGSALPYAGGEYYHVKQALGPFPAFIFIWTLILFIRPASNAARALMFAEYATRPFFSGCPTPELLKKIVALAVLWVLGIINTKSAKTTTWVQNVFTVLKMLALILIVTCGLKELAEKTEIPGHLQNAFSSPDLNAAQIAESFFQGLYAYGGWNYLNYIAEEIKNPTKNIPLCTITAVSVVIVFYLLVNISYLTVLTPKEIVSSAAVSVTWADRVIPMVAWIIPVSVAISIFGALNGGMFMLGRLNYAGSKEGHLPSLLSMLHVNHLTPAPAMILSTIIASIFVIPSDLLSLTNYFGFSTWLLVGLTVISLIVLRYREPNLPRPYKVFLPIAFGVVLVAAFLVLAPIIQSPKVQYFYALLFMLSSMIIYFPFVYFKLRVPYFNAITCYLQLLMEVAPTDIFEDPKSK